From Trichocoleus desertorum ATA4-8-CV12, one genomic window encodes:
- a CDS encoding DGQHR domain-containing protein, with product MPDYVPALQARMGDWRYYVTVMKLGKVARECRLAEEIHTDKDLDALIQRAIQDRVEKEMVPYLIHEPQRFYGALVVAVYGGEPEFSPVRVDEHELLDDKDRGSYGFGLLRFDGSQVYYALDGQHRLKSIQEAIKIEPDLAKEEITVIILKHEDSKEGLQRTRRLFSTLNRRAKPTSSGMNIAIDEDDGVAIISRRLVKESNVLKGLVLNTLGSKQLAPSKANESYITTLASLYEVNEILLSAYEGGLQIDNDFKRFRPSSDDLDKYYLFLEEIWEKMLDCCPGFDAVKSGRKKPGDLRLLLDSDGLPTINDHQKLIYGGNVFLRPVGQYVVAEVIKQAGIQRKSIPDVIVAIMTQVSMNIDDAPWAGVIWNPLARSIIGGRKERSLIATMINHALGLRTSVKVRELKQKYRDAIGNKKASLLPLINWSGQNDQPHEEDEED from the coding sequence GTGCCAGATTACGTGCCAGCATTACAAGCTCGGATGGGTGATTGGAGATACTACGTTACCGTAATGAAATTGGGTAAAGTCGCCCGTGAGTGTAGGCTTGCAGAGGAAATTCATACAGATAAGGATCTTGATGCTTTAATCCAAAGGGCAATTCAAGATCGTGTTGAAAAAGAAATGGTTCCTTACCTTATCCATGAGCCGCAGCGATTCTACGGTGCTTTAGTCGTGGCTGTTTATGGAGGAGAACCAGAGTTTTCACCAGTAAGAGTTGATGAGCATGAACTCCTAGATGATAAAGACAGAGGCAGTTATGGCTTTGGATTACTTCGTTTTGATGGAAGTCAGGTCTACTACGCTTTGGATGGACAACACAGATTAAAGTCTATCCAAGAAGCCATAAAGATAGAACCTGACTTGGCAAAAGAAGAGATTACTGTAATTATCCTTAAACATGAGGATTCTAAGGAAGGGCTACAACGAACTCGCAGATTATTTTCTACTCTCAATCGGCGCGCAAAACCAACATCTTCTGGTATGAATATTGCCATTGATGAAGATGACGGAGTAGCGATCATTTCACGTCGATTGGTAAAAGAAAGTAATGTGTTAAAAGGATTAGTTTTAAATACTTTGGGCTCTAAGCAACTTGCACCAAGTAAAGCAAATGAATCGTACATTACAACGCTTGCCTCTCTGTATGAAGTAAACGAGATTCTGCTTAGTGCTTATGAAGGGGGTCTACAAATTGATAACGATTTCAAAAGATTTAGACCTTCAAGTGATGATTTGGATAAATATTATTTGTTTTTAGAAGAAATATGGGAAAAGATGCTCGATTGTTGCCCTGGATTTGATGCTGTTAAAAGCGGGAGAAAAAAACCGGGTGATCTCCGTCTTCTCCTTGATTCTGATGGTTTACCTACTATAAACGACCATCAAAAACTTATTTATGGTGGTAATGTTTTTCTACGTCCAGTTGGTCAGTATGTTGTTGCAGAGGTTATCAAACAAGCTGGTATTCAAAGAAAGTCAATTCCAGATGTAATTGTAGCAATTATGACTCAGGTTTCAATGAATATTGATGATGCACCCTGGGCAGGTGTAATCTGGAATCCATTAGCACGTTCCATTATTGGTGGAAGAAAAGAGAGATCACTCATCGCCACAATGATCAACCATGCTTTAGGGCTTAGAACATCAGTAAAAGTTCGTGAGCTCAAGCAGAAATATCGTGATGCTATTGGTAATAAAAAAGCTTCCCTACTTCCACTTATCAATTGGTCTGGACAAAATGATCAACCTCACGAGGAAGATGAAGAAGATTAA
- a CDS encoding tyrosine-type recombinase/integrase: MPPSNTLSRQPNLTYRSREYLTPREVQRLIESAGQRGRHPLRDRTLLLLMFRHGLRAGEACLLKWDAVMLEERCIAISRLKGSNSGVHRLQPDELEALVLLRERYAGSYALFVNERETRLTTGAISKMMKRSGELADLPLPVHPHMLRHSCGYYLAEQGLPTRDIQEYLGHKNIQHTVRYTAANPARFDRIIWM, encoded by the coding sequence ATGCCACCCTCCAACACGCTCTCTAGACAACCCAATCTCACTTACCGCAGCCGGGAGTACTTAACTCCCAGGGAAGTGCAGCGCCTGATTGAATCGGCAGGGCAACGCGGCAGACATCCTCTGCGCGATCGCACGTTGTTGTTACTGATGTTCCGGCATGGATTGCGAGCGGGAGAAGCTTGCTTGCTGAAGTGGGATGCAGTGATGCTGGAGGAGCGCTGTATTGCGATCTCGCGTCTCAAAGGCAGTAATAGTGGCGTACATCGCCTGCAACCGGATGAGCTGGAAGCGCTGGTGTTGCTCCGAGAACGTTACGCTGGCAGTTATGCTCTGTTTGTGAATGAACGAGAGACGAGACTGACGACGGGGGCCATCTCAAAGATGATGAAGCGTTCTGGGGAGTTGGCGGATCTCCCTTTGCCGGTGCATCCGCATATGTTGCGTCATTCTTGTGGATATTATCTGGCGGAGCAGGGATTACCGACGCGGGATATCCAGGAGTATTTAGGACATAAGAATATTCAGCATACGGTGCGGTATACGGCAGCCAATCCGGCTAGGTTTGATCGCATTATTTGGATGTAG
- a CDS encoding NACHT domain-containing NTPase yields the protein MGTRSLQASQKGIEKAKVALAHYSLNQNALAEDLGLSRQTINKFFKGKPIDRENFALICDRLGLNLENTVAINHVASEPNELSDRPYIDAVVQEVRQKVYASIQKRCGTMRVLDMEQPISLDSIYTKVNILEKVSRNQRRTIAELLEGCDVKDFDRFTLGRVWQEPIPGLEAVQRHDKLLILGKPGAGKTTFLKWLAIQCNEGQLYTNRVPMFVTLKEFAEQPGQPSLQSFICSQFEACGIDDAVKTTEILLQEGRSLVLLDGLDEVRDVDHDRVLQEICSISALCHASQFVITCRIAAQEYTFEQFTEVEVADFDDDQIAEFSQNWFHRKNPTKADQFPKELKTHKRLTELATNPLLLTLLCLVFEERADFPTNRAELYKEGLDILLKKWDVKRNIKRDDAYKDLSLKRKEDLLSQIAFTTFEGSEYFFKQRVVEQQIEQYIWNRPNASTNPEALQIDSEAVLKSIEAQHGLLVERARGIYSFSHLTFHEYFTARRIEKRDELYPFLISHLTEKRWREILLLTVGMMEEADSLLLKTKFRIDKMLATDEKLQQFLNWVQQKSCSANVPYKPAAVRAFYFALEIAQTLNLDRFFNLDLDHALKLARTVDEGLDLDLDLDLGLDFGLARSRIYAHALNFDCNDDRFLSLNLAVGLARERALDHFFNLDLDLDLERFIGLDPERFLDLLRDLNLDLDWFLSLARAHSYALALYQSLAKLKEQLPDPWENWDYIQQWWQANGSSWVIQLRAVMIEHHNMWHDWQFSATEIKQLQQYYDANKLLVECLNSDCQVSQEVREEIEASLLLPIEEIKHRFPNQLNNPSTS from the coding sequence ATGGGCACGCGATCGCTCCAGGCCTCGCAAAAAGGGATCGAGAAGGCAAAAGTTGCTTTAGCTCACTATTCGCTCAACCAAAATGCTCTAGCAGAAGATTTGGGGCTCTCCCGGCAGACCATCAACAAATTCTTCAAGGGGAAGCCGATCGACCGCGAGAACTTTGCTCTCATTTGCGATCGCCTGGGGTTGAATTTAGAAAATACGGTCGCGATCAATCATGTGGCCTCTGAACCTAATGAGCTAAGCGATCGCCCCTACATAGATGCCGTAGTTCAAGAAGTTAGGCAAAAAGTCTACGCCAGTATTCAGAAGCGATGTGGCACCATGCGGGTATTGGACATGGAGCAGCCCATCTCACTGGACTCCATTTACACCAAAGTCAACATTTTGGAGAAAGTCAGCCGCAATCAACGACGAACAATCGCGGAACTGCTAGAAGGATGTGACGTAAAAGACTTCGATCGCTTTACATTGGGTCGTGTCTGGCAGGAGCCAATACCAGGATTAGAGGCCGTTCAGCGTCATGACAAACTCCTCATTCTAGGTAAACCTGGAGCCGGGAAAACCACGTTTCTCAAATGGCTAGCGATTCAGTGTAACGAGGGACAATTGTACACCAATCGAGTGCCGATGTTTGTCACCTTGAAGGAGTTCGCTGAACAACCAGGACAGCCCAGCTTGCAATCCTTCATTTGCTCCCAGTTTGAGGCCTGTGGAATTGATGATGCCGTGAAGACGACCGAAATCCTGTTGCAAGAGGGGCGATCGCTGGTTTTATTAGATGGGTTAGATGAAGTTCGGGATGTAGATCACGATCGTGTGTTGCAAGAAATCTGTAGTATTTCTGCCCTGTGTCATGCCAGCCAGTTTGTCATTACCTGCCGGATTGCTGCCCAAGAGTATACCTTTGAGCAGTTTACAGAGGTTGAAGTTGCTGACTTCGATGATGACCAGATTGCTGAGTTTTCCCAGAACTGGTTTCATCGGAAAAACCCAACCAAAGCAGACCAATTTCCCAAAGAACTGAAAACCCACAAACGTCTGACAGAACTAGCAACTAATCCTCTACTTCTTACCCTTCTATGTCTAGTATTTGAAGAACGGGCAGACTTTCCGACAAACCGAGCAGAACTCTACAAGGAAGGTTTGGACATCTTACTGAAGAAATGGGATGTCAAACGCAACATCAAGCGAGATGACGCCTACAAAGACTTGTCTTTGAAGCGTAAGGAAGACTTATTGAGCCAGATTGCCTTTACTACCTTTGAAGGAAGTGAGTATTTCTTCAAGCAAAGGGTAGTAGAGCAGCAAATCGAGCAATACATCTGGAACCGACCGAATGCCAGTACTAACCCGGAAGCATTGCAAATTGATAGTGAGGCTGTTTTGAAATCCATTGAGGCACAGCATGGACTATTGGTAGAAAGGGCACGAGGCATTTACTCCTTCAGCCACCTGACTTTTCACGAGTATTTTACTGCTCGTCGAATTGAAAAGCGTGATGAACTATATCCATTTCTCATTTCCCATTTGACCGAGAAGCGATGGCGAGAAATCCTGCTATTAACGGTAGGGATGATGGAGGAGGCAGACTCTCTGCTGCTTAAGACGAAGTTTCGGATTGATAAGATGCTGGCAACTGACGAAAAACTTCAACAATTTCTTAACTGGGTTCAGCAGAAATCTTGCTCAGCAAACGTGCCCTACAAACCCGCTGCCGTTCGAGCGTTCTACTTTGCCCTCGAAATTGCCCAAACCCTCAACCTCGACCGCTTCTTCAACCTCGACCTCGACCACGCCCTCAAACTTGCCCGCACTGTTGACGAAGGCCTCGACCTCGACCTCGACCTCGACCTCGGCCTCGACTTCGGCCTCGCCCGTTCCCGTATCTACGCCCATGCCCTCAATTTCGACTGCAACGACGACCGCTTCTTATCCCTCAACCTAGCTGTCGGCCTGGCCCGTGAGCGCGCCCTCGACCACTTCTTCAACCTCGACCTCGACCTCGACCTTGAGCGCTTCATCGGACTCGATCCCGAGCGCTTTCTCGACTTGCTCCGTGACCTCAACCTCGACCTCGACTGGTTCCTCAGCCTTGCCCGCGCCCACAGCTACGCCCTTGCACTCTACCAATCCCTTGCCAAACTTAAGGAACAACTTCCAGATCCTTGGGAAAATTGGGATTATATTCAACAATGGTGGCAGGCTAATGGTTCATCCTGGGTAATCCAACTAAGAGCCGTGATGATTGAACATCACAATATGTGGCATGACTGGCAGTTTAGCGCTACCGAGATAAAACAACTGCAGCAATATTACGATGCCAACAAATTGCTAGTTGAGTGCCTTAACAGTGATTGCCAGGTTAGCCAAGAAGTTCGTGAGGAAATCGAAGCCAGTTTGCTACTTCCTATCGAAGAGATCAAGCACCGCTTCCCCAATCAACTGAACAACCCCAGCACCTCTTAA
- a CDS encoding IS5 family transposase encodes MNQQALKPSEIARVNVDTTVQEKAIAFPTDARLYDKARRALVRFARKHHVQLRQSYVRLGKQALFRQSRYAAAKQGKRARQQTRKLRTYLGRVIRDIERKMKQLPPELQALLEIAKRIYVQQPKDTGKLYSVHAPETECIAKGKVHKRYEFGCKVVLVTTHASNWIVGMDAVHGNPYDGATLREALSQTQHLTAIKPKQAAVDKGFRGTSHHPPDVEVLVAGTRKRNQALKRLLKRRSAIEPVIGHVKQDHALKRNYLRGQDGDRINAFLAGCGFNLRKLFRFFLSAPLLQPQPIA; translated from the coding sequence ATGAATCAGCAAGCCCTCAAACCCTCTGAAATTGCTCGGGTGAATGTGGACACGACCGTGCAGGAGAAGGCAATTGCCTTTCCCACCGATGCTCGCTTGTACGACAAAGCCAGACGAGCCTTGGTGCGCTTTGCTCGCAAGCATCACGTCCAACTGAGGCAGAGCTATGTACGACTGGGCAAGCAAGCCTTATTCCGCCAAAGTCGCTATGCCGCAGCCAAGCAAGGCAAGCGAGCAAGGCAACAAACTCGCAAACTCCGCACCTATCTAGGACGAGTCATTCGTGACATTGAGCGCAAGATGAAGCAACTGCCGCCAGAGTTGCAGGCACTCTTGGAGATTGCCAAACGCATCTATGTGCAACAGCCCAAGGACACAGGCAAACTCTACAGTGTGCACGCACCTGAAACCGAATGCATCGCTAAGGGCAAAGTGCACAAACGCTATGAGTTTGGCTGTAAGGTGGTGCTCGTGACCACTCATGCCAGCAACTGGATTGTGGGCATGGATGCGGTGCATGGCAATCCCTATGATGGAGCCACCTTGAGAGAAGCACTGAGTCAAACCCAACACCTCACGGCTATCAAACCGAAGCAAGCTGCTGTGGACAAAGGGTTTCGAGGGACCTCTCATCATCCTCCTGATGTGGAAGTCCTGGTGGCAGGCACCCGCAAGCGGAACCAGGCACTCAAGCGACTGCTCAAACGGCGCAGCGCGATTGAACCTGTGATTGGGCACGTCAAACAAGACCATGCTCTCAAGCGCAACTATTTGAGAGGACAAGACGGTGACCGAATCAATGCCTTCCTAGCGGGTTGTGGCTTCAACTTGCGGAAGCTGTTTCGCTTCTTTTTAAGCGCTCCTCTCCTTCAACCTCAGCCGATCGCTTAA
- a CDS encoding IS1182 family transposase, producing the protein MSIQPQPIPPVPEDTAAVARAAFPKGNLYLQIRDTLGSLYQDESFVSLFSRRGQPAQSPWRLALVCVMQFMENLSDRQAADAVRARIDWKYVLSLPLSDPGFNYSILSEFRDRLVADNAESLLLDPLLEQLREKGLLKGHQRQRTDSTHVLGAIRVLNRLETLGETFRAALNSLAVAASDWLEPHLQAAWFERYHRRTENYRLPKSDSEREALGRTIGQDGLTLLDVVYHASSPEWLRHVPAIETLRQVWLQQFYALGEDGALQWRSPKDMPPSTLAIHSPYDVAAHYSTKRSVDWVGYKAHLTEICDEACPHFITGVYTTLSTTPDDAVVDAVHEGLSERTLLPKEHLMDTGYITAAHILNSDKKYGIDLVGAVRGNPSWQSRKNSKFTSDQFAVNWNEQTVTCPQGHQSIIWREKIDNRSLPVIHVHFSQADCRRCPVRKRCTHSKYARRLTLQPQAKYAVLQQRRQEQETAEFKERYQQRAGIEGTLSQGVRRSGLRQSRYVGLAKTHLQHILTAVALNLIRLDAWLSGVPLAKTRTSRFLELKSRVA; encoded by the coding sequence ATGTCCATACAACCCCAGCCCATTCCTCCAGTTCCAGAGGATACCGCAGCAGTCGCACGAGCTGCTTTTCCCAAAGGTAACCTCTACCTTCAAATCCGCGATACACTTGGCAGCCTCTATCAAGACGAATCTTTTGTCTCACTCTTTTCCAGGCGAGGACAACCTGCACAATCTCCCTGGCGGTTGGCTTTAGTTTGTGTGATGCAGTTCATGGAAAATCTCTCTGACCGCCAAGCTGCTGATGCTGTTCGAGCTCGCATCGATTGGAAGTATGTCCTCAGTCTGCCACTCAGCGATCCAGGATTCAATTACTCGATTTTGAGTGAGTTTCGCGATCGCCTGGTGGCAGACAATGCTGAATCCCTGTTGCTAGACCCGTTGCTAGAACAATTACGTGAGAAGGGATTACTCAAAGGACATCAGCGGCAACGCACCGATTCCACTCATGTTCTCGGGGCAATTCGAGTATTGAATCGCCTCGAAACATTGGGAGAGACCTTTCGAGCTGCGCTCAATAGCCTAGCGGTTGCGGCTTCAGATTGGCTAGAGCCACATTTACAAGCAGCTTGGTTTGAGCGCTATCATCGGCGCACTGAGAACTATCGCTTGCCTAAATCAGACAGTGAACGCGAAGCATTGGGTCGCACGATAGGCCAAGATGGATTGACATTGCTAGATGTTGTTTATCATGCCTCTTCTCCAGAGTGGTTACGACATGTTCCAGCCATAGAAACCCTCCGACAAGTTTGGCTCCAGCAATTTTATGCACTAGGTGAAGATGGCGCTCTCCAATGGCGATCGCCTAAAGACATGCCACCGTCTACGCTAGCGATACATTCTCCCTATGATGTGGCAGCCCATTACAGCACCAAACGAAGTGTGGATTGGGTGGGATACAAAGCTCACCTGACTGAAATCTGCGATGAGGCTTGCCCCCATTTCATCACTGGCGTTTATACAACGCTCTCCACAACCCCAGATGATGCAGTCGTTGATGCAGTTCATGAAGGCCTATCAGAGAGGACGCTGCTTCCCAAAGAACACCTGATGGATACAGGATATATAACCGCTGCCCATATCCTCAACAGTGACAAAAAGTATGGTATTGACTTGGTTGGAGCAGTGCGAGGCAATCCCAGCTGGCAGAGTCGAAAAAACTCCAAGTTTACTTCAGACCAATTTGCCGTCAATTGGAATGAGCAAACAGTAACCTGTCCTCAAGGACATCAGAGCATCATTTGGAGAGAAAAGATCGATAACCGGAGTTTGCCCGTCATCCATGTGCATTTTTCACAAGCTGATTGTCGCCGCTGCCCCGTTCGCAAACGCTGTACTCACTCAAAATATGCTCGCAGGCTGACACTACAACCGCAAGCCAAATATGCTGTTTTACAGCAACGGCGGCAAGAGCAGGAAACCGCAGAGTTTAAGGAGCGCTATCAACAGCGAGCGGGAATTGAGGGAACGTTATCCCAGGGAGTCAGACGTTCGGGTCTACGGCAATCTCGCTATGTAGGATTAGCGAAAACGCATCTTCAGCATATTCTTACCGCAGTTGCTCTCAATTTGATTCGTCTGGATGCTTGGCTCTCAGGAGTTCCCTTAGCAAAAACTCGTACCTCTCGATTCCTGGAGCTTAAGTCTCGAGTTGCATAG
- a CDS encoding cysteine desulfurase, whose translation MIYLDYHATTPVDPRVADRIYHYMVTEFGNASSTDHEQGDRAETAVKQAAKQVADLIGASPGEIVWTSGATESINLVIQGGLTPNSTNPHRIGLMPIEHKAVLDTCRALEKRGCAELVYLQIDSRGRLDLEHLEQVCTKGMSLLCVMAANNEIGNIYPIQKVGRIAQRYGIPFLCDGSQAVGKIPMQFEEWGITYLAISAHKLYGPKGVGALAVRRGYQLEPLIFGGGHQRGMRSGTLNVPGIVGLGEACRLRSLEMEEDERAIASKRDRLQALLSREVTDLIVNGDAENRLAGNLHISIPNIPNSAIIARVRQKIAISTGAACSTGIETPSHVLHEMALPESLIEGALRIGIGKFTTNEEVEAAAHVLSSTIGAIRTILYT comes from the coding sequence GTGATTTATCTTGATTACCATGCAACAACTCCCGTTGATCCACGAGTAGCTGATCGCATTTACCATTACATGGTTACAGAGTTTGGCAACGCTAGCAGCACTGATCATGAGCAGGGCGATCGCGCTGAGACCGCTGTTAAGCAAGCTGCTAAACAAGTTGCTGACCTCATAGGAGCCTCACCGGGGGAAATTGTTTGGACATCCGGTGCAACTGAAAGCATCAATCTAGTAATTCAGGGGGGCCTAACCCCTAACTCCACAAACCCCCATCGAATTGGCTTAATGCCGATCGAACACAAAGCAGTCCTTGATACCTGTCGCGCTTTAGAGAAGCGAGGTTGTGCTGAACTAGTTTATCTGCAAATAGATTCCAGAGGCAGGCTTGACCTCGAACATTTGGAGCAGGTCTGCACTAAGGGGATGTCTCTGCTCTGTGTCATGGCAGCTAACAACGAGATTGGCAACATTTACCCTATTCAAAAGGTTGGGCGAATTGCTCAACGCTATGGCATTCCTTTTCTATGTGATGGCTCTCAGGCAGTCGGTAAAATTCCCATGCAATTTGAAGAGTGGGGCATCACCTACCTAGCAATCTCTGCCCACAAGCTCTACGGTCCTAAAGGTGTTGGAGCGCTAGCTGTGCGTAGAGGCTATCAATTGGAACCACTTATATTTGGTGGTGGTCATCAGCGAGGAATGCGATCGGGCACTCTTAACGTTCCAGGGATTGTAGGGTTGGGAGAAGCTTGCCGGTTGCGATCGCTGGAGATGGAGGAGGATGAAAGGGCGATCGCAAGCAAGCGCGACCGTCTTCAAGCTCTCTTATCTAGAGAAGTAACCGATTTGATAGTCAATGGGGATGCTGAGAATCGACTAGCAGGAAACCTTCACATCTCAATTCCAAACATTCCCAACAGTGCAATTATTGCTAGGGTTCGTCAAAAAATAGCAATTTCTACAGGAGCAGCTTGTTCAACTGGTATTGAAACTCCCTCTCATGTTCTCCATGAAATGGCTCTTCCAGAATCTTTGATTGAGGGTGCACTCCGGATTGGAATAGGTAAGTTCACGACTAATGAGGAAGTTGAGGCAGCAGCTCATGTCTTATCCAGTACCATTGGGGCAATTAGAACTATCCTCTATACCTGA